Within Amedibacterium intestinale, the genomic segment AAAATAAAAGGTGTATCGAGGAGATGTTTTAGATAAAATGATGTAAATGTTTAACTTTATATGAAAAAATGGAGGTTGGGTTGAACCGATAATTGAAGAAAAGTTTGACCCAGATCGTACATTGTTGACTATGCAATTTGTAAAAAAAGTGCCAGAAAAAAAGTGCCAGAAAAAAGTGCCAGAAATTTTTCAGATAAAAAAGTAACAAAGAAGACACAAATGCAGTATGATAAAATCTTGAATTTTATGAAAGATGATACTTGGTATAAGGCGAGTGATTTCATGGCTGTATTAGATGTAAAAGATAGAAGAATTAAAGTATTATTAAATGAATTAGTTAAAAGTAAATTCGTTGTTGATGATGGTTCTACAAAAGGGAGAAGGTATAAGAAGAAAACATAGATTTATCATAAAAACGATTATAAGAAATTTTTATAGTCTTTATGTGATTAGAAACATTATGATTATGAAGGGGAGGTATTGTATATGCAGAAATTCAATTATCATACGCATACTGAAAGATGTGGACATGCACAGGGAAGTGATGAGGCTTATGTACTAGAAGCTATCAAAAATGGTTATACACATATAGGGTTTTCTGATCATGCACCCTATACGAATGGATATAGTGCAGGGGAGAGAATGCGTAAGGAAGAGTTACAGGATTATATATCCTCTGTAAAAGCACTAAAAGAAAAATATAAAGATCAGATACATATTTCATTAGGTTTAGAATTTGAGTATTATGAAAGTCATTTAGAAGAATTAAAACAGTATAAAAATGATATGGATTACATGCTTTTAGGACAGCATGATGCCTGCTTGTATGGGAAGGATTTCTATACACATTCCAGTGATGAAGATATCTTAGAATATGCTTCTTTAATTGAAAAAGCATGTGAAAAAGAACTGCCAGATATCATTGCACATCCAGACTTGTTTATGTTTGGAAAAGAAGAATGGAATGAAGCATGTGAAAAAGCAGCACATATCATTTGCAAAAGTGCAGAAAAACATCATGTGTATTTAGAAATCAATTTAAATGGACTTCGTTATGGAAAACGACAGCTAGGGAAAGAATATCGTTATACCTATCCATATCGAAAATTTTGGGAAATTGCTTCTCAGTATGATGTGAAATGTATTTATGGACTGGATGCACATAAACCGGAGAAATATGCAGATGAAGAATGTTATCACATTGTGGATGAGATATTGAAAGGAATTTCTTTGAAAAAAGAAGATAATTTAATTTATTAATTGTTTTTATATATAAGATTTTAAAAGACAAGTGAAGGTAGTCGCAGCACTGTATCACTGTCTTTTTTTATGATATATAGAATTCGAAATCTTCATAAGTAATCGATGATTTAGATCTAAAACTAAAAAATATATAAAAAATCAAAAATAATTGATAAAATCATACATGTGTGACAGTATAATGTAGCCGTTGACAAGATGAAAGCGCGCACAATTGTTCGTCAAGTCGTGATAAAAGTGAGGAGAAAATAAATGGAAACAATTGAAAAATTCTTAAATAAGTTTATATCGCCTATTGCACAAAAAATGAGTGAAAATGATACGATTCAATCAATTGCAGAAGGGTTCATGAGAACAGGTCCTGTTACATTTGGAGTTTGTTTCTTTGCAATTTTAGCAAATCTTCCATTTACTTGGTATGCAGATTGGCTAAAAAGTATTGGTATATATGACCATATGCAGGCAGTATTAAATGCCAGTTTAAATATTTTAGCTTTATATGTGTCTTTTTCTTTAGCTTATAGTTTTGCAAAACGTAAGAATGATAATGCATTATCATGTGGATTTTTAGGTTTGTTAAGCTTTCTTGTCGTAATACCACAAACTGTTATTGGAAAAGATGGGGTAGCTATTGCAGCATTTCAGTTAGATAATTTAGGTGGAAATGGTATTTTAGTAGCATTAATTATTTCTTTACTTACAGCACATATATATCATGCTTTATCTAAAAAAGGATTAAAATTTAAAATGCCGGATGGTGTACCTCCAATGGTTAGCGAATCTTTTGAACCAATCTTTATTTCTATGATTGTAGTATTAGTTGCATTTGCTATTCGTGTTGGTTTTGGATTTACTCCATATGGAGATTTCTTAAATTTCTTTTCCTCTACGATTGGAGATGTGTTAATTAAAGTAGGATTATCTGTACCTACAATTCTTATATTATATTTTGTTGCAAATCTTCTTTGGTTTTTTGGGATTCATCCAAATACGGTATACGCACCTTTTGTACCTTTGCAGATGACATTAATCGTTACAAACATGAAAGATCTAGCTGCTGGAGAACCATTAACGTATTTAACAGTTGCACTAGTATCAATGTTTGCATCATTTGGTGGAAATGGGAATACAGTTGGTTTAGCTTTTTGTATGCTTCGTGCAAAAAGTAAACGTTATAAACAGCTGAATAAAGTTGCCTTTATTCCAAATCTGTTCAATATTAATGAACCTATGATTTTTGGGTTCCCATTAATGTTAAATCCAACTTTCTTTATTCCAATGGTATTCAGTAGTACAATTTTAGGTTTATTAGGATTATTCGCAATGCAGTTTATTACTTTTGATTTTAATCCATCGATGTCTTTATTGCCATTTACAACTCCATTCTTTGTTCGAGGGTTCTTAGCTGGAGGTATTAAAGTATTAGTAATGCTTCTTCTATTGCTTGTAGTAAATATTATTATATATTATCCATTCTTTAAGATAGCAGATAAAAAAGCATGTGAAGAAGAGCAAGCAGCTTTAGAAGCTGAGAAAGGGGAACTAAATGAAGCTCAGTAAAGATTTTTTATGGGGAGGAGCTATTGCTGCAAATCAGGCAGAAGGTGCTTATAATATAGATGGAAAAGGATTGTCTTTAATGGATATTGCTGCTGGAGGTAAAAAAGGCGTTTCTCGCCATTTTACTCCAGGTATTCAAGAAGGTGTTTACTATCCAAATCATACAGGTAACGATTTTTATCATCATTATTTAGAAGATTTAGATTTATGCCAGGAGATGGGATTTAAGTGTTTTCGAACTTCTATCGCATGGACTCGTATATTTCCTAATGGAGATGAAGAATATCCAAATGAGAAAGGATTAGAGTTTTATGATCGTTTATTCGATGCCATGCTAGAAAGAAATATTCAACCTGTTGTTACAATTTCTCACTATGAAATGCCATTACATTTAGTAAAAGCATATGGGGGATGGGCAAATCGTAAATTGATTGATTTCTATATGAATTTTTGTGAAGTTATTTTTAATCGTTATAAAGGTAAAGTTAAATATTGGATGACCTTTAATGAAATCAATTCCGTTATTCTAATGCCTGAAATTGCGGGTGTTTTAGATAGAGCAAGAGATGATTTTGAACAAAGAAGCTATCAGGCAGCACATCATCAATTTGTAGCAAGTGCAAAAGCCGTAAAGTTAGGGCATGAAATTGATCCTGAAAATAAAATAGGATGTATGGTTTTAACACTTGTAAAATACCCTATGACCGCAAAACCTGAAGATGTAGAGTTGGCAGAGCAAATGATGCGAGAAAAAACATTTGCATTTAGTGATATTCAAGTAAGAGGATATTATCCTCATTATGTAAAGAAGATTGTAGAGCGCAAAGGATTTAAGTTAGATATTCGTGAAGAAGATCTGCAAGTTATGAAACAAGGAAAAGTTGACTTTGTTGGCTTCTCCTATTATTCATCCAGTGCATCTACGACAGATCAAAGTGCAGAAATGACAGAAGGAAATGTTTCTAAAGGTGTAAAAAATCCGTATCTTGCCACAAGTGAATGGGGATGGCAAATTGATGCGAAGGGATTAAGATATATTTTAAATCGTTTCTATGAACGTTATGAAGTACCATTATTTATTGTAGAAAATGGATTAGGATATAATGATCAACCTGATGTTCAAATGCATGTAGAAGATGATTATCGTATTGCTTATTTAAAGGAACATATTTTAGAAATGGAAAAAGCTATTCTCATAGATGGAGTAGATGTCATTGGATATACACCTTGGGGATGTATTGATCTAGTAAGTGCAGGTACAGGAGAAATGAAAAAACGTTATGGTTTTGTGTATGTAGATCGTGATGATGAAGGAAATGGAAACTTTGCTCGTTATCGCAAGAAATCTTTCTACTGGTATAAAGATGTTATTGCATCACAAGGAGAAAAATTATGAGAATTGCATCCTTTGATGTTGGGGGTACTTTCATAAAATATTGTGTGATTGAAAATGGAGAAATTTCACAAAAAGGAAAAGTTGATACACCAAGAGATACACAGGAAGCTTTTTTAAGACAGATTAAAAAAGTTTTAGAAAGTATGAATAATATAGATGGAATTGCATTCAGTATGCCTGGTGTTATCCATGTGGATAAGAAGTATATCGCTATGGGTGGAAGCTTATTGTATAACAACCATACAGATGTAAAGGAATGGGAAAAATATTTCAATCTTCCGATTGAAATAGAAAATGATGCACGATGTGGTGCGATATGTGAAATGAAAATTGGGAATATGCAGGGGGTTAAAAATGGACTTGTCATTACATTTGGTACAGGTGTAGGTGGCGCTATCATTATTAACGGAAGTATTCATAAAGGGTCACATTTGATTGCAGGAGAACTAAGCATTATTTTCGCAAAAGATAAACTTTCTCATGCCACAGGTGGAACTTTTGGAAGCATTGGAAGTGTATATAACTTAGTTTCTAGAATTGCCCAGGCAAAAGGAATTGACACAAAAGATGGAAAAGAAATCTTTCAGTGGATTGAAGAAAATGATTCTGTAGCCACAGAGATTTTTGAAAAATATTGTTATGAAGTGGCTCAGCAATTATATAATATTCAAATTGTATATGATCCAGAAAAAATATGTGTTGGAGGAGGAGCAAGTGAAAATCCAATTTACTTGAACGGATTAAAAAAAGCTTATGAGGAATATTATAAAACATTCCCATTTAAATTTCCCCATGCAGAATTAGATAAATGCAAGTATAACAATGATGCTAATTTACTAGGTGCATATTATCATTATATTGAAAGACATAAAGAACATTAATTTTTATTTTTCTTAAATTGCATAGGACTTTGATTGGTGATTCTTTTAAATATAGAATTAAAATGACTTTGACTTGAAAAGTTTAAAATTATTGCAATTTCAGATAATGTATAGTTAGTATTCTTAATCAGATATTGAGCCTCTTGAACTTTTAATGTATGGATATATTCTTTAATGGTTTGAGAGGTTATTTTTTTAAATTGCGCAGACATATAGGATGGGTTCATTCCTGTTACTTCAGAAAGTTGTGATAAAGTAATATCTTGATGTAAATTATGAGATATGTATTCTTTTATCTTTTTTATCCATGGGGGAGTATCTAAATATTTATATTGTTGTACTAGTTTGGTAAAATCAGTTATTGCATCATTAATTGTTTTTAATATTTGGTGTAAATCTTCACAATGATCAATAAGCTTTATATAAACATCAGATAAAGCATACGCTTTCGCAATAGAAACATTTGCACTGATAACTGTTCTTGTAAAAACAGTAACTGCAGATACTGCTTTGTATTTTGCACTTTGTAAATGATTTGTAGAGAGTTCAATTCCATCTTTGATTTGTAATAGATCTTTTAATACTACACGAGCCATTGTGCTATTTCCATTTAAAATATATTTTAATATTTTCTCTTCATATTGATAACTATAACTATGAAGAGGGTTTTCTCTAACTGAAAAAGATTCGTACTGTAAAGCATTATCCATTTTTAAATGACTTTCACTTTTATGAAAGCTTTCTTTTAACTCTTCTTTACTAATAACATTTCCGGTTATCACCGTATAAACAAGATGATAAATATTAGATATATTTTGACTGACACTAGGTAGTCCCAGAAATGTGTCTGATGAAATAGTTTGCATGCATTGTTTTAGAAAGTCGTAATTATTAGGACTATCATGAGCAGTTACTTTTTTAATTACTAATGGGCCTAAACAGACATAACATATATTTTCTAATTTAAATGGAAAAAACATATATACAGTATTATAGCTAAAATAGAAACTTATTTTTGATTTATCAATATGTTTATCAAAAAGAATTTTTTGAAAAGCATCTATTTTTAAAGATGGAAAAGCAGATGTTTGATGTTGTATTAGTAAGTTTTTATCGAGTAAAAAAACAGGAAGGTGCAATGTGTCATAAAATTGTGGAAGTAATAAGATAAGTTCTTTTTTAGTTTGTATCATAGAAACCTCCTTGATATTATAGATACTTATAGTATAAAGGAAATATAAGAATTTGAGAATAAAATATAATTTTTGATAAAATTCTATAATTTATAAAAAATATAGACGATTATTTAAATATAATGAAAGCGGTTAAAGAAAAGGAGAATATAGAAATGAGAAATATTGTTTTATTTTGTGCAGCAGGAATGAGTACAAGTATTTTAGTAACAAAAATGAAAGAATATGCTGATAAGATTGGATACACATGTGAAATTAATGCGCATGCATTAACGGAGACATCTAAATATGGAGAAGATGCAGATATTATTTTATTAGGACCACAGGTTAGATTTCAATTAAATAATGTAAAGAAACAACTTCCAAATAAGATTGTAGAACCAATTGATATGCAGGCATATGGAACTATGGATGGAAAGAAAGTAATTGAGTTTGTAAAAGAAAAATTAGGTGATTAGAATGAATGGTCTTGAATTAATTAGCTTTCAAATTATCTCTGCGGTAGGAACAGCAAGAAGCATGTATATTGAAGCGATTGAGCTGGCAAAGCAGGGTAAGATTGAAGAAGCAAGAAAGATGATTAAAGAAGGTGAAGAAGCTTTTGTACAAGGTCATAGTGCACATGCAGAATTGATTCAAAAAGAAGCAGGTGGGGAATCAGTACAAGCTAATTTATTGTTGATTCACGCGGAAGATCAATTAATGAGTGCAGAAGCATTTCAAATTATTGCGACACAGTTCATTGATTTATACGAATCTATAAAAGTAAATAAATAATACATAAAAGACAGATTACATATCCGTTTCTGTCTTTTATAATATGTAAAGGTATAGAAATTCATATAATAAGAGGAGGTATTTGTGTGTTTAAAGAAGGTTTTTTATGGGGAGGAGCTACGGCTGCCAACCAATATGAAGGAGGATATTTAGAAGGAGGAAGAGGACTGGCAACTTCAGATACAAAAACAAATGGTTCTTTGACACGTCCAAGAAAACATAGTTTTCTAGATGAAGACAATAATATTGTATATTTAAGAGGAAGTGAAAAAGTCCCTTCTTCCTATAAGGCAGTTTTAGATGAAACGATGTATTATCCAAGTCATCAGGCTGTTGATTTTTATCATCATTATAAAGAAGATATCGCACTTATGGCAG encodes:
- a CDS encoding PTS sugar transporter subunit IIC encodes the protein METIEKFLNKFISPIAQKMSENDTIQSIAEGFMRTGPVTFGVCFFAILANLPFTWYADWLKSIGIYDHMQAVLNASLNILALYVSFSLAYSFAKRKNDNALSCGFLGLLSFLVVIPQTVIGKDGVAIAAFQLDNLGGNGILVALIISLLTAHIYHALSKKGLKFKMPDGVPPMVSESFEPIFISMIVVLVAFAIRVGFGFTPYGDFLNFFSSTIGDVLIKVGLSVPTILILYFVANLLWFFGIHPNTVYAPFVPLQMTLIVTNMKDLAAGEPLTYLTVALVSMFASFGGNGNTVGLAFCMLRAKSKRYKQLNKVAFIPNLFNINEPMIFGFPLMLNPTFFIPMVFSSTILGLLGLFAMQFITFDFNPSMSLLPFTTPFFVRGFLAGGIKVLVMLLLLLVVNIIIYYPFFKIADKKACEEEQAALEAEKGELNEAQ
- a CDS encoding histidinol-phosphatase, producing MQKFNYHTHTERCGHAQGSDEAYVLEAIKNGYTHIGFSDHAPYTNGYSAGERMRKEELQDYISSVKALKEKYKDQIHISLGLEFEYYESHLEELKQYKNDMDYMLLGQHDACLYGKDFYTHSSDEDILEYASLIEKACEKELPDIIAHPDLFMFGKEEWNEACEKAAHIICKSAEKHHVYLEINLNGLRYGKRQLGKEYRYTYPYRKFWEIASQYDVKCIYGLDAHKPEKYADEECYHIVDEILKGISLKKEDNLIY
- a CDS encoding AraC family transcriptional regulator, whose translation is MIQTKKELILLLPQFYDTLHLPVFLLDKNLLIQHQTSAFPSLKIDAFQKILFDKHIDKSKISFYFSYNTVYMFFPFKLENICYVCLGPLVIKKVTAHDSPNNYDFLKQCMQTISSDTFLGLPSVSQNISNIYHLVYTVITGNVISKEELKESFHKSESHLKMDNALQYESFSVRENPLHSYSYQYEEKILKYILNGNSTMARVVLKDLLQIKDGIELSTNHLQSAKYKAVSAVTVFTRTVISANVSIAKAYALSDVYIKLIDHCEDLHQILKTINDAITDFTKLVQQYKYLDTPPWIKKIKEYISHNLHQDITLSQLSEVTGMNPSYMSAQFKKITSQTIKEYIHTLKVQEAQYLIKNTNYTLSEIAIILNFSSQSHFNSIFKRITNQSPMQFKKNKN
- a CDS encoding ROK family protein, encoding MRIASFDVGGTFIKYCVIENGEISQKGKVDTPRDTQEAFLRQIKKVLESMNNIDGIAFSMPGVIHVDKKYIAMGGSLLYNNHTDVKEWEKYFNLPIEIENDARCGAICEMKIGNMQGVKNGLVITFGTGVGGAIIINGSIHKGSHLIAGELSIIFAKDKLSHATGGTFGSIGSVYNLVSRIAQAKGIDTKDGKEIFQWIEENDSVATEIFEKYCYEVAQQLYNIQIVYDPEKICVGGGASENPIYLNGLKKAYEEYYKTFPFKFPHAELDKCKYNNDANLLGAYYHYIERHKEH
- a CDS encoding PTS sugar transporter subunit IIB; the protein is MRNIVLFCAAGMSTSILVTKMKEYADKIGYTCEINAHALTETSKYGEDADIILLGPQVRFQLNNVKKQLPNKIVEPIDMQAYGTMDGKKVIEFVKEKLGD
- a CDS encoding PTS lactose/cellobiose transporter subunit IIA, with the protein product MNGLELISFQIISAVGTARSMYIEAIELAKQGKIEEARKMIKEGEEAFVQGHSAHAELIQKEAGGESVQANLLLIHAEDQLMSAEAFQIIATQFIDLYESIKVNK
- a CDS encoding 6-phospho-beta-glucosidase, which codes for MKLSKDFLWGGAIAANQAEGAYNIDGKGLSLMDIAAGGKKGVSRHFTPGIQEGVYYPNHTGNDFYHHYLEDLDLCQEMGFKCFRTSIAWTRIFPNGDEEYPNEKGLEFYDRLFDAMLERNIQPVVTISHYEMPLHLVKAYGGWANRKLIDFYMNFCEVIFNRYKGKVKYWMTFNEINSVILMPEIAGVLDRARDDFEQRSYQAAHHQFVASAKAVKLGHEIDPENKIGCMVLTLVKYPMTAKPEDVELAEQMMREKTFAFSDIQVRGYYPHYVKKIVERKGFKLDIREEDLQVMKQGKVDFVGFSYYSSSASTTDQSAEMTEGNVSKGVKNPYLATSEWGWQIDAKGLRYILNRFYERYEVPLFIVENGLGYNDQPDVQMHVEDDYRIAYLKEHILEMEKAILIDGVDVIGYTPWGCIDLVSAGTGEMKKRYGFVYVDRDDEGNGNFARYRKKSFYWYKDVIASQGEKL